The following proteins come from a genomic window of Yinghuangia sp. ASG 101:
- a CDS encoding acyl-ACP desaturase, giving the protein MGVVVTVIAPEPTGIDLLHELEQVVAVELDRHLSVAKEWFPHEYVPWSRGRDFDGAMGGEAWRPEESGLTEVGRIALTLNLLTEDNLPSYHYEIARMFGRDRAWGTWVHRWTAEEGRHGIAIRDYLTVARAVDPVALERSRMEHMEAGYQGDHMGSPLHVVSYVTFQELATRVSHRNSGKECGDPVAEQLLARVAVDENLHMVFYRNLLKAAFELAPDTAMRSVADMVLGFRMPGHGISGFERASLKIAIGGVYNLRIHHDDVIQPVLRHLKVMERTDLGPVGERARDELDAFLADLAAKAAQFDERLEARRARQAARA; this is encoded by the coding sequence ATGGGAGTCGTTGTGACCGTGATCGCCCCCGAACCGACGGGTATCGACCTGCTGCACGAGCTGGAGCAGGTGGTCGCCGTCGAGCTGGACCGCCACCTGAGCGTCGCCAAGGAGTGGTTCCCGCACGAGTATGTGCCGTGGTCCCGCGGCCGGGACTTCGACGGCGCGATGGGCGGCGAGGCGTGGCGCCCCGAGGAGTCCGGGCTGACCGAGGTCGGGCGCATCGCGCTCACCCTCAACCTGCTGACCGAGGACAACCTGCCGAGCTACCACTACGAGATCGCCCGCATGTTCGGCCGCGACCGCGCGTGGGGCACCTGGGTGCACCGGTGGACCGCCGAGGAGGGCCGCCACGGCATCGCGATCCGCGACTACCTGACGGTGGCGCGCGCGGTCGACCCGGTCGCGCTGGAGCGCTCGCGCATGGAGCACATGGAGGCCGGCTACCAGGGCGACCACATGGGCAGCCCGCTGCACGTGGTGTCGTACGTGACGTTCCAGGAGCTGGCCACGCGCGTCTCGCACCGCAACTCCGGCAAGGAGTGCGGCGACCCGGTCGCCGAGCAGCTTCTCGCCCGCGTCGCGGTGGACGAGAACCTGCACATGGTCTTCTACCGCAACCTGCTCAAGGCGGCGTTCGAACTCGCGCCCGACACGGCGATGCGCTCGGTCGCCGACATGGTCCTCGGCTTCCGCATGCCGGGCCACGGCATCTCGGGCTTCGAGCGCGCCTCACTGAAGATCGCCATCGGCGGCGTGTACAACCTGCGCATCCACCACGACGACGTGATCCAGCCGGTGCTGCGTCACCTGAAGGTCATGGAGCGCACCGACCTCGGTCCGGTCGGCGAGCGGGCGCGCGACGAACTGGACGCGTTCCTGGCCGACTTGGCGGCCAAGGCCGCGCAGTTCGACGAGCGCCTGGAGGCCCGCAGGGCGCGCCAGGCGGCCCGCGCCTGA
- a CDS encoding response regulator transcription factor — translation MRVLVVEDEQLLADAVATGLRREAMAVDVVYDGEAALERVAVNDYDVVVLDRDLPLVHGDDVCRAVIDTGLPTRILMLTASGDVSDRVEGLELGADDYLPKPFAFSELTARVRALGRRAVTALPPVLERAGIRLDPNRREVVRDGAPVHLSPKEFAVLEVLMRADGSVVSAEQMLEKAWDENTDPFTNVVRVTVMTLRRKLGEPAVIMTVPGAGYRIGDQG, via the coding sequence GTGCGGGTTCTCGTCGTCGAGGACGAACAGTTGCTGGCCGATGCGGTGGCGACGGGTCTGCGGCGCGAGGCCATGGCCGTCGACGTCGTGTACGACGGGGAGGCCGCGCTCGAGCGCGTGGCCGTGAACGACTACGACGTCGTCGTCCTGGACCGCGACCTGCCGCTGGTGCACGGCGACGACGTGTGCCGCGCGGTGATCGACACCGGGCTGCCCACGCGCATCCTCATGCTCACCGCGTCCGGGGACGTGAGCGACCGCGTCGAGGGGCTCGAACTGGGCGCCGACGACTACCTCCCCAAGCCCTTCGCGTTCAGCGAACTCACGGCCCGGGTGCGCGCGTTGGGCCGCCGCGCGGTCACCGCCCTGCCGCCGGTCCTGGAGCGCGCGGGGATCCGCCTCGACCCCAACCGGCGCGAGGTGGTGCGCGACGGCGCACCGGTCCACCTGTCGCCGAAGGAGTTCGCGGTCCTGGAGGTGCTGATGCGCGCCGACGGCTCCGTGGTGTCCGCCGAGCAGATGCTCGAGAAGGCGTGGGACGAGAACACCGACCCGTTCACCAACGTCGTCCGCGTCACGGTGATGACGCTGCGGCGCAAGCTCGGCGAGCCCGCCGTGATCATGACGGTGCCCGGTGCGGGGTACCGCATCGGCGATCAGGGGTGA
- a CDS encoding sensor histidine kinase: MAENNDSAEHNDSTENNGLDDRGRRGASGATEASRAARPLARAGGPGPSPRRPAHPPRPARPPAAGASEGGSHRAGEAPPRPEAPPAPNRAPSARRIILGTDPGVPYTSRLSYAPDWLRPSIRMRLTALYGGMFLIAGVLLLGSVYLLVGRNLANQQPLDFRFAPNVHILDGRGVEITPEELTRIQERWQSDQRGLVLHELLQQSLLALVLLALIAFGFGYLMAGRVLSPLGRITAAARSVAGTGGSGLHRRIDLDGPDDELKELADTFDEMLEQLDRAFDSQRKFVANASHELRTPLAINRTLLEVALGDPEMPPQLRELADNLLATNERSERLIEGLLLLARSEHELTDRKPVDLAEVAGRTFEQTAAEAAERGVELRGDFQPATASGNAVLLERVALNLAQNAVRYNVPDGWVEMATSTVDGTALLTVANSGPVIPADGVETLFEPFRRMRGDRTASEKGVGLGLSIVRSVVRAHGGWIEAEPRAEGGLIMRIGFPA, translated from the coding sequence ATGGCTGAGAACAACGACAGCGCCGAGCACAACGACAGCACCGAGAACAACGGTCTCGACGACCGCGGCCGGCGCGGGGCGTCCGGGGCGACGGAGGCCTCTCGGGCCGCGCGGCCCCTCGCCCGTGCCGGTGGGCCGGGTCCGTCGCCCCGGCGGCCCGCACATCCGCCGCGGCCGGCGCGCCCGCCCGCGGCCGGCGCGTCCGAGGGCGGGAGCCACCGCGCCGGGGAGGCGCCGCCCCGCCCCGAGGCGCCGCCCGCGCCCAATCGGGCGCCCTCCGCGCGGCGGATCATTCTCGGGACCGACCCGGGAGTCCCGTACACCTCGCGGCTCAGCTACGCACCCGACTGGCTGCGGCCGTCGATCCGGATGCGGCTGACCGCGCTGTACGGCGGCATGTTCCTGATCGCCGGGGTGCTGCTGCTCGGCAGCGTGTACCTCCTGGTGGGGCGGAACCTGGCCAACCAGCAGCCCCTGGACTTCCGCTTCGCGCCGAACGTCCACATCCTCGACGGACGCGGTGTCGAGATCACGCCGGAGGAGCTGACCCGCATCCAGGAGCGCTGGCAGAGCGACCAGCGCGGCCTGGTGCTGCACGAGCTGCTGCAGCAGTCGCTGCTCGCGTTGGTGCTGCTGGCGCTGATCGCGTTCGGATTCGGCTATCTGATGGCCGGGCGGGTGCTGAGCCCGCTCGGGCGCATCACCGCGGCGGCCCGGTCGGTGGCCGGAACCGGTGGTTCGGGGCTGCACCGGCGCATCGACCTCGACGGGCCGGACGACGAACTCAAGGAACTGGCCGACACGTTCGACGAGATGCTGGAACAGCTGGACCGGGCCTTCGACTCCCAGCGAAAATTCGTCGCGAACGCGTCGCACGAGTTGCGCACGCCGCTCGCGATCAACCGGACACTGCTGGAGGTCGCCCTCGGTGATCCCGAAATGCCTCCGCAGCTACGGGAGTTGGCCGACAACCTGCTGGCGACCAACGAACGCAGCGAACGCCTCATCGAGGGGTTGCTGCTGCTGGCCCGCAGCGAACACGAGCTGACCGACCGCAAACCGGTCGACCTCGCCGAGGTCGCCGGGCGCACCTTCGAGCAGACCGCCGCGGAAGCCGCCGAGCGCGGTGTCGAACTGCGTGGCGATTTCCAGCCGGCGACGGCGTCCGGCAACGCCGTCCTGCTGGAGCGCGTCGCGCTCAACCTGGCGCAGAACGCCGTCCGCTACAACGTGCCGGACGGCTGGGTCGAGATGGCGACGTCCACGGTGGACGGGACCGCGCTGCTGACCGTGGCCAACAGCGGGCCGGTGATCCCCGCGGACGGCGTCGAGACGCTGTTCGAGCCGTTCCGGCGGATGCGCGGCGACCGTACCGCGAGCGAGAAGGGCGTGGGGCTGGGGCTGTCGATCGTCCGGTCCGTGGTGCGCGCGCACGGGGGATGGATCGAGGCCGAACCGCGTGCGGAAGGTGGCTTGATCATGCGTATCGGTTTCCCCGCGTGA
- a CDS encoding DUF3093 domain-containing protein, whose amino-acid sequence MQAYNEQLAVPASWWWLAAGSGFVCAIMLLPVGPMAAVVAFAVGAALAAWLLFSYGSVRLRVTDAHLEAGRARLPLGALGDATVLDREAARALRMEDADPRAFMLLRSYVPTAVRVDVVDPDDPTPYLYLSTRNPTRVAEILDALRRRDAPRS is encoded by the coding sequence ATGCAGGCTTACAACGAACAGCTCGCCGTCCCGGCATCCTGGTGGTGGCTCGCGGCCGGCTCCGGGTTCGTGTGCGCGATCATGCTGCTGCCGGTCGGGCCGATGGCGGCCGTCGTCGCCTTCGCGGTCGGCGCGGCGCTCGCGGCCTGGCTGCTGTTCTCGTACGGGTCCGTCCGCCTGCGGGTCACCGACGCCCATCTGGAGGCGGGACGCGCGCGTCTGCCGCTCGGGGCGCTGGGCGACGCGACGGTGCTCGACCGGGAGGCGGCGCGGGCGCTCCGCATGGAGGACGCGGATCCGCGCGCGTTCATGCTGCTGCGCAGCTACGTGCCGACGGCGGTCCGCGTCGATGTGGTCGATCCCGACGATCCGACGCCGTATTTGTACCTCTCGACGCGCAATCCGACCCGGGTCGCCGAGATCCTGGACGCGCTGCGGCGCCGCGATGCGCCGCGGTCCTGA
- a CDS encoding ABC transporter permease — MTSPRRTDPTQRFWTAVHLVARREFTERIRDRGFLVSVAVMLVVLLAAVAIPAAIGGGDDEYDVAFGGPQQTRLAEVAGGQAALLDTDVTVRSYADDAAAEKAVEDGDLDAYVADGRIVVHRELPNRLAAVLQSAYATVERDNRLAAQGIDAAAVDAATHVQPLAEHKLDPDADERTARQGIAIVGVIALYGMLMLFCVWVANGVVEEKSSRIVEILLAAVPARALLTGKIIGIGLLGLAQMVLTAVVGLAAASALGTIDLTGSMVYPAALVLVWFVIGYAIYACMFAAAAARVSRLEDLQNVITPMTSLLIASFFVAIFFGQSGGTAAQVLAYVPPFSAMLQPVLTAGDDLAVWQNLAAAAIALVALVGLVRVAARMYENAVLRTGGKVSVKDAWGARS, encoded by the coding sequence GTGACGTCCCCCCGGCGGACCGACCCGACCCAGCGGTTCTGGACCGCCGTCCACCTGGTCGCACGGCGCGAGTTCACCGAGCGGATACGCGACCGGGGGTTCCTGGTCTCGGTGGCCGTCATGCTCGTCGTCCTGCTGGCGGCCGTGGCGATCCCGGCGGCGATCGGCGGCGGTGACGACGAGTACGACGTCGCGTTCGGCGGCCCGCAGCAGACCAGGCTGGCCGAGGTCGCGGGCGGGCAGGCGGCACTGTTGGACACCGACGTGACGGTGCGGTCGTACGCGGACGACGCGGCGGCCGAGAAGGCGGTCGAGGACGGCGACCTGGACGCCTATGTCGCCGACGGGCGCATCGTCGTCCACCGCGAGCTGCCGAACCGCCTCGCGGCCGTCCTGCAGAGCGCGTACGCGACGGTCGAACGCGACAACCGGCTCGCCGCCCAGGGCATCGACGCCGCGGCGGTGGACGCCGCGACGCACGTGCAGCCGCTGGCCGAGCACAAGCTCGACCCGGACGCCGACGAGCGCACCGCACGGCAGGGCATCGCGATCGTCGGCGTGATCGCGCTCTACGGCATGCTGATGCTCTTCTGCGTCTGGGTCGCCAACGGCGTGGTCGAGGAGAAGTCGAGCCGCATTGTCGAGATCCTGCTCGCCGCCGTTCCGGCCCGCGCGCTGCTGACCGGCAAGATCATCGGCATCGGCCTGCTGGGCCTGGCCCAGATGGTCCTGACCGCGGTGGTCGGCCTGGCGGCGGCCTCCGCGCTCGGCACGATCGACCTGACGGGCTCGATGGTCTACCCCGCGGCGCTGGTGCTGGTCTGGTTCGTGATCGGCTACGCCATCTACGCCTGCATGTTCGCCGCCGCCGCGGCCCGCGTCTCGCGCCTGGAGGACCTGCAGAACGTCATCACGCCCATGACGTCGCTGTTGATCGCGTCGTTCTTCGTCGCGATCTTCTTCGGCCAGTCGGGCGGCACGGCCGCGCAAGTCCTCGCGTACGTACCGCCGTTCTCCGCCATGCTGCAGCCGGTCCTCACGGCCGGCGACGACCTCGCGGTGTGGCAGAACCTCGCCGCCGCGGCCATCGCGCTGGTGGCGCTGGTGGGGCTCGTGCGGGTGGCCGCGCGGATGTACGAGAACGCCGTACTGCGGACCGGCGGCAAGGTCTCCGTCAAGGACGCCTGGGGCGCCCGCTCCTGA
- a CDS encoding gamma carbonic anhydrase family protein, translated as MTVYALGELVPAVHPDAYVHPDAVVIGNVEIGAGSTIWPSAVLRGDNGPIVVGERTSIQDGSVLHATAGLVTYVGNRCVVGHIVHLEGCTIEDDCLVGNGAIVQHRAVIRSGALVGANAFVGNGVEVPSYAMALGVPAKIRPDAVKPGHVDDAVRHYVENGRRFRQELRRID; from the coding sequence GTGACGGTTTACGCGCTCGGTGAACTCGTCCCCGCCGTGCACCCCGACGCTTATGTCCATCCCGATGCCGTGGTGATCGGCAACGTGGAAATCGGCGCGGGGTCGACGATCTGGCCCTCCGCGGTATTGCGCGGTGACAACGGCCCGATTGTCGTCGGGGAGCGTACATCGATCCAGGACGGATCGGTCCTCCATGCCACTGCGGGCCTGGTCACATATGTGGGGAACAGGTGTGTGGTCGGACACATCGTGCATTTGGAGGGCTGCACGATCGAGGACGACTGCCTGGTCGGCAACGGCGCGATCGTGCAGCATCGCGCGGTGATCCGCAGCGGCGCCCTGGTCGGCGCGAACGCGTTCGTGGGCAACGGCGTCGAGGTGCCGTCGTACGCCATGGCCCTCGGCGTACCGGCCAAGATCCGGCCGGACGCGGTCAAGCCCGGCCATGTCGACGACGCCGTGCGGCATTACGTCGAGAACGGCCGGCGCTTCCGCCAGGAGCTGCGCCGCATCGACTGA
- a CDS encoding ferrochelatase, which yields MPDVALGRGADPFDALLVVSFGGPEGPDEVIPFLENVTRGRGVPPERLPEVGAHYAMFGGVSPINAQNRALVAAVGKAFAEQGAALPVYWGNRNWRPYLADTLRAMADDGVRRAAVLVTSAYASYSGCGQYHENLLAARAEVGESAPELDKLRHYFNHPGFVEPLVDHVVAALERLPESVRWAARLVMTTHSIPVAAAKSAGPQGNAYVRQHAETARLVARGVGRALGRPHVAWDLVFQSRSGPAHVPWLEPDVNTHLAALHRDGVPAAVLVPIGFLSDHMEVVYDLDVEAAATAERLGLPLVRAATTGADPRFAAAVRELVFERAEVLRGGEPRRCVLGTLGPSHDVCPPGCCPDPRGTGTGLRGAALLGRPER from the coding sequence ATGCCCGACGTTGCGCTCGGCCGCGGAGCCGACCCTTTCGACGCGTTGCTGGTGGTGTCCTTCGGCGGGCCCGAGGGGCCCGACGAGGTCATCCCGTTCCTGGAGAACGTCACGCGCGGGCGCGGTGTGCCCCCCGAGCGCCTGCCGGAGGTGGGCGCGCACTACGCGATGTTCGGCGGCGTGAGCCCGATCAACGCGCAGAACCGCGCGCTCGTCGCGGCCGTCGGGAAGGCGTTCGCCGAGCAGGGCGCCGCGCTGCCGGTGTACTGGGGCAACCGCAACTGGCGTCCCTATCTGGCCGACACGCTGCGGGCGATGGCGGACGACGGCGTGCGGCGCGCGGCGGTGCTGGTGACGAGCGCGTACGCGTCGTACTCGGGTTGCGGGCAGTACCACGAGAACCTGCTGGCGGCGCGCGCCGAGGTCGGCGAGAGCGCGCCTGAGCTCGACAAGCTGCGGCACTACTTCAACCACCCCGGCTTCGTGGAGCCGCTGGTGGACCACGTGGTGGCGGCGCTGGAGCGGCTGCCCGAGTCGGTGCGGTGGGCGGCCCGGCTGGTCATGACCACGCATTCGATCCCCGTGGCGGCGGCGAAGAGCGCGGGACCCCAGGGGAACGCGTACGTGCGCCAGCACGCCGAGACGGCGCGCCTGGTCGCGCGCGGGGTCGGCCGGGCCCTCGGGCGCCCGCACGTGGCGTGGGACCTGGTGTTCCAGAGCCGCAGCGGTCCCGCGCACGTGCCGTGGCTGGAGCCGGACGTCAACACCCATCTCGCGGCCCTGCACCGCGACGGTGTTCCGGCGGCGGTGCTGGTGCCGATCGGGTTCCTGTCCGACCACATGGAGGTGGTGTACGACCTCGACGTGGAGGCCGCCGCGACCGCCGAGCGCCTGGGGCTGCCGCTGGTCCGGGCCGCGACGACCGGCGCCGACCCGCGATTCGCCGCCGCTGTACGGGAGTTGGTGTTCGAGCGGGCCGAGGTGCTGCGCGGCGGGGAGCCGCGGCGGTGTGTGCTGGGGACGCTCGGGCCGAGCCACGACGTGTGTCCGCCGGGCTGCTGTCCCGACCCGCGCGGCACGGGGACCGGGCTGCGCGGGGCGGCCCTGCTCGGGCGGCCGGAGCGGTAG
- a CDS encoding D-arabinono-1,4-lactone oxidase, which yields MTGLSPTPWKNRAGNQTSRPRRADTPRSPEEVSALVRRAAAEGLRVKAVGAGHSCSAVAVTDGVLLRPDGLTAISAADPAAGTVTVGAGVRLDRLGDLLADHGLALGVPADLAGQTVAGATATGAHGTGRATASLSGLVRAMEVVLADGEIVLCAPHENAELFAGARVGLGALGIVTAVTLAVEPAFLLDVREEPAPFDEVLEHFDELRSDHDHAEFSWIPHTDCCTVRRANRGAGPARPPSRARFPRDDQLVANAVFALACRLGKAAPRAVPRLARITGRARRERTYTEVPHKVFAGPRRVRFVEMEYALPLGALAAALRDLRELVGLGEEYVSFPVTVRAAPADDMWLSTAYGRDTAYVAVRMVRGTPHERFFAAVEEIMTAYQGRPHWGRLHTRDAAYLADAYPRFASFTALRDRVDPERRFGNDYLRRVLGE from the coding sequence TTGACCGGCTTGTCCCCGACACCCTGGAAGAACCGGGCCGGGAACCAGACCTCCCGGCCCAGGCGCGCGGACACGCCGCGCTCTCCCGAGGAGGTGTCCGCCCTCGTGCGGCGCGCGGCGGCGGAGGGCCTGCGGGTCAAGGCGGTCGGCGCGGGCCACTCGTGCAGCGCGGTCGCGGTGACCGACGGCGTCCTGCTCCGGCCCGACGGCCTCACCGCGATATCCGCGGCCGACCCGGCCGCCGGCACCGTCACGGTCGGCGCCGGGGTGCGCCTCGACCGCCTCGGCGACCTGCTCGCCGACCACGGCCTCGCGCTCGGCGTCCCGGCGGACCTCGCCGGACAAACCGTCGCGGGGGCGACCGCGACCGGCGCGCACGGCACCGGACGCGCGACCGCCTCGCTGTCCGGGCTGGTCCGCGCGATGGAGGTGGTCCTCGCGGACGGCGAGATCGTCCTGTGCGCGCCGCACGAGAACGCCGAGTTGTTCGCGGGCGCGCGCGTCGGGCTCGGCGCGCTCGGCATCGTGACGGCGGTCACCCTCGCGGTCGAACCGGCGTTCCTGCTCGACGTCCGCGAGGAACCGGCGCCCTTCGACGAGGTCCTGGAGCACTTCGACGAACTGCGGTCGGACCACGACCACGCCGAGTTCTCCTGGATCCCGCACACCGACTGCTGCACCGTCCGGCGCGCCAACCGCGGCGCGGGCCCGGCGCGGCCGCCCTCCCGCGCGCGGTTCCCGCGGGACGACCAACTCGTCGCGAACGCGGTGTTCGCCCTCGCGTGCCGGCTCGGCAAAGCCGCCCCGAGGGCCGTCCCCCGGCTCGCGAGGATCACGGGACGCGCGCGGCGCGAGCGCACGTACACCGAGGTGCCGCACAAGGTCTTCGCCGGCCCGCGCCGCGTGCGCTTCGTGGAGATGGAGTACGCGCTGCCCCTCGGGGCCCTGGCCGCCGCGCTGCGCGACCTGCGCGAACTCGTCGGCCTCGGCGAGGAGTACGTGTCCTTCCCGGTCACCGTGCGGGCGGCCCCGGCGGACGACATGTGGCTGTCGACCGCGTACGGCCGCGACACCGCGTACGTCGCGGTGCGCATGGTCCGCGGCACCCCGCACGAGCGGTTCTTCGCGGCGGTGGAGGAGATCATGACGGCGTATCAGGGCCGGCCGCACTGGGGGAGGCTGCACACCCGGGACGCCGCGTACCTGGCGGACGCCTATCCGCGCTTCGCGTCCTTCACCGCGCTGCGCGACCGCGTCGACCCCGAACGCAGGTTCGGCAACGACTACCTCCGACGCGTCCTGGGCGAATAG
- a CDS encoding inositol monophosphatase family protein: MTKATHSDTADLLELALGAARLAGGMLLADRPADLGVAATKSSPTDVVTEMDTAAEKLIVDYLRARRPHDGFLGEEGGGEPGESGIRWVIDPIDGTVNYLYDLPAWCVSIAAEDARGAVVGVVEVPVLRETFHAVRGGGAFRGGVPVRGNAAVPMREAMVATGFGYTVERRRRQAEVVRRILPEVRDIRRYGSAAIDLCAVACGRVDAYYERGLNAWDVAAGALIAREAGARVEEVRAQADGSRLTLAAAPELYEELAGVLVGLEA, from the coding sequence GTGACCAAGGCAACCCACAGTGATACCGCCGACCTGCTGGAACTCGCGCTCGGAGCGGCGCGGCTCGCGGGCGGGATGCTGCTCGCCGACCGGCCCGCGGACCTCGGCGTCGCGGCGACCAAGAGCAGCCCGACCGATGTCGTGACCGAGATGGACACCGCCGCCGAAAAGCTCATCGTCGACTATCTGCGCGCCCGACGGCCGCACGACGGCTTCCTCGGTGAGGAAGGCGGCGGTGAGCCGGGCGAGAGCGGCATCCGGTGGGTGATCGACCCCATCGACGGCACGGTCAACTACCTGTACGACCTGCCCGCGTGGTGCGTGTCCATCGCCGCGGAGGACGCCCGCGGGGCGGTGGTCGGCGTGGTGGAGGTGCCGGTCCTGCGCGAGACCTTCCACGCGGTGCGCGGCGGGGGCGCGTTCCGCGGCGGTGTGCCGGTGCGGGGCAACGCGGCCGTGCCGATGCGGGAGGCGATGGTCGCCACCGGGTTCGGCTACACGGTCGAGCGGCGCCGGCGGCAGGCGGAGGTCGTGCGGCGGATCCTGCCCGAGGTGCGCGACATCCGCCGCTACGGTTCGGCGGCGATCGACCTGTGCGCGGTCGCGTGCGGGCGGGTGGACGCGTACTACGAGCGCGGGCTCAACGCGTGGGACGTCGCGGCCGGCGCGCTCATCGCCCGCGAGGCGGGCGCGCGGGTGGAGGAGGTTCGGGCGCAGGCCGACGGGTCGAGGCTGACGCTGGCGGCGGCCCCGGAGCTGTACGAGGAACTGGCGGGCGTTCTGGTGGGCCTGGAGGCCTGA
- a CDS encoding DUF4193 domain-containing protein: MATDYDTPRKTEDDVNEDSIEELKARRVDKSAGAVDVDEFDQAESLELPGADLSNEELSVRVLPRQADEFTCSRCFLVHHRSQLAGEKDGQTICVDCA, translated from the coding sequence ATGGCGACTGATTACGACACTCCACGTAAGACCGAAGACGACGTCAACGAGGACAGCATCGAGGAACTGAAGGCCCGGCGCGTCGACAAGTCCGCGGGAGCGGTCGACGTCGACGAGTTCGACCAGGCCGAGAGCCTGGAGCTGCCCGGTGCGGACCTCTCCAACGAAGAGCTGTCCGTGCGGGTCCTGCCCCGGCAGGCCGACGAGTTCACCTGCTCGCGCTGCTTCCTCGTGCACCACCGCAGCCAGCTGGCCGGCGAGAAAGACGGCCAGACCATCTGCGTCGACTGCGCCTGA
- a CDS encoding ABC transporter ATP-binding protein → MLDLVQLGKNFGDKVVLDDLSFSVAPGQMFGFVGTNGAGKTTTMRITLGVLAADRGEVRWRGRPADAAVRRRWGYMPEERGLYAKMRILDQLVYFAELHGMPRTEARGAAEAWLRTLGVSGAPGDRLETLSLGNQQRVQLAAALVHGPELLVLDEPFSGLDPVGVDVMAQALRGRVDEGVSVVFSSHQLDLVERLCDAVGIIKDGRMHAVGTVRELRGDNRAVRYRVGVDAPGGWAAGVPGVTVLADDADGALVELHDGTSEQGLLDAARAAGRVRAFTPVSPSLTELFREVVNGAAPEDAADLEEAPA, encoded by the coding sequence GTGCTCGATCTCGTACAACTCGGAAAGAATTTCGGCGACAAGGTCGTCCTCGACGACCTGTCCTTCTCCGTGGCCCCCGGCCAGATGTTCGGTTTCGTCGGCACCAACGGCGCCGGCAAGACCACCACGATGCGCATCACCCTCGGCGTGCTGGCCGCCGACCGCGGCGAGGTCCGCTGGCGGGGCCGCCCCGCGGACGCCGCGGTCCGGCGGCGGTGGGGCTACATGCCGGAGGAGCGCGGCCTGTACGCCAAGATGCGCATTCTGGATCAGCTCGTGTATTTCGCGGAACTCCATGGTATGCCGCGCACCGAGGCGCGCGGCGCGGCCGAGGCGTGGCTGCGCACCCTCGGCGTCTCGGGCGCGCCGGGCGACCGGCTGGAGACGCTGTCCCTGGGCAACCAGCAGCGCGTCCAGTTGGCCGCGGCGCTCGTGCACGGCCCCGAGCTGCTGGTTCTCGACGAGCCGTTCTCCGGGCTCGACCCCGTCGGCGTGGACGTCATGGCCCAGGCCCTGCGCGGCCGGGTCGACGAGGGCGTCTCCGTCGTCTTCTCCAGCCACCAGCTCGACCTCGTCGAGCGGCTGTGCGACGCGGTCGGCATCATCAAGGACGGCCGCATGCACGCCGTGGGGACGGTCCGCGAACTGCGCGGCGACAACCGGGCCGTGCGCTACCGCGTGGGCGTCGACGCGCCCGGCGGCTGGGCGGCCGGCGTCCCCGGGGTCACCGTGCTGGCCGACGACGCCGACGGCGCGCTGGTCGAACTGCACGACGGGACAAGCGAGCAGGGCCTCCTCGACGCCGCCCGCGCGGCCGGCCGGGTACGGGCGTTCACTCCCGTGAGCCCTTCGCTGACCGAACTGTTCCGCGAAGTCGTCAACGGCGCCGCTCCCGAGGACGCCGCCGATCTCGAGGAGGCCCCCGCGTGA